A window from Cyanobacteriota bacterium encodes these proteins:
- a CDS encoding pentapeptide repeat-containing protein, with product MFNTADMDTERLLWKYAAGQRDFRKIDLTSTELINAELQGINLSRADLNWVNLSGADLSEATLIHADFSNAKLIGAKLIEANLTNADLSNADLSWVNLDKAILTRANLAGANLSQAYLGSAKLSGANLSGAKLQGINLTGANLSRANLSGAILRTSDLSEANLSKADLSECKLKSANLSGAILKGANFSQANLRGANLSGAVLREVDSSQLTLIELNRQAISLHGQTDLSLADLTGADLTASSLHGADLRYALLCGADLTEVTLEGTNMCDVYLSAADLRGANLRNSVLSGIVMRGATMPDGTVRS from the coding sequence ATGTTTAACACCGCCGACATGGATACAGAGCGACTGCTGTGGAAATATGCAGCAGGACAACGGGACTTTCGCAAAATTGATCTCACCAGCACTGAATTGATTAATGCTGAATTACAGGGGATTAACCTCAGTCGTGCCGATTTGAACTGGGTGAACCTCAGTGGTGCCGACTTGAGTGAAGCAACACTCATTCATGCCGACTTCAGCAACGCCAAACTGATTGGGGCAAAACTAATAGAAGCTAACCTCACGAACGCTGATCTAAGCAACGCTGATTTGAGCTGGGTAAATTTAGATAAAGCAATTTTGACCCGCGCTAACTTGGCAGGAGCAAACCTGAGCCAAGCCTATTTGGGCAGTGCCAAGCTGAGTGGTGCCAACCTGAGCGGAGCCAAACTGCAAGGCATTAACCTCACAGGGGCAAACCTAAGTCGGGCTAATTTGAGTGGCGCGATTCTTAGAACATCTGACCTCAGTGAGGCGAACCTCAGTAAAGCAGATTTAAGTGAGTGCAAACTCAAAAGTGCTAACCTCAGCGGTGCTATTCTCAAGGGCGCAAACTTTTCACAGGCAAATTTGCGGGGGGCCAACCTTAGTGGCGCAGTTCTTCGAGAAGTTGATTCTAGCCAGTTGACGTTGATTGAGTTAAACCGACAGGCTATCTCTTTGCATGGTCAAACAGATTTGAGCTTAGCTGACCTGACTGGTGCAGATTTAACTGCAAGTAGTTTGCATGGGGCTGATCTGCGCTACGCACTGCTGTGTGGTGCTGACTTGACCGAAGTAACCTTGGAAGGTACCAATATGTGCGATGTCTATCTATCAGCGGCTGATCTAAGAGGTGCGAATTTGCGCAATAGCGTTCTCAGTGGCATCGTAATGCGAGGCGCTACAATGCCTGATGGCACAGTTCGCAGCTAG